In a single window of the Bacillus clarus genome:
- a CDS encoding S-adenosylmethionine decarboxylase related protein, which yields MEQFPESFSITLLGSAGGAAKAVLAILNQSVVNKEDPIYTAINNIEFHLVDIKQKDKDYYDELFPNLKDKLFLYEINLQNVVKFKQHLKEKRTGIVIDVSGADTINILSCCNELGICYINSALENESVDKDDSLLGFQLTERYTRFEKEKEKFTNTRSIIGSGMNPGVVQWMVVELMKERPDEVPKACYIVEHDNSFLEDQKLIQPHTLYASWAVERFLDEAILSYPMYMSHHRPLYFYEDVYATEYKVKLGEREFYGCLMPHEEVLILGKIFNMEVGFLYRINEYTTNLIRQNLDRVEDLWNWNRKVFNPAEEKIAGEDLVGVLLVYENSETYMCNIMNSSQVFQKYKTNATYFQVGCGIYAGLSSLLLDEFPQGAYYVEELLLNTKSKYGEYLNLYMKDFVIGCNISTDGLLHDRVRWI from the coding sequence GTGGAGCAGTTTCCAGAGTCTTTTTCGATTACATTGCTTGGCAGTGCTGGTGGAGCAGCTAAGGCTGTATTAGCAATTTTGAATCAATCGGTAGTAAATAAAGAAGATCCGATTTATACGGCGATAAATAATATAGAGTTCCATTTAGTTGATATAAAACAAAAAGATAAAGACTATTATGATGAATTATTTCCGAATTTGAAAGATAAGCTCTTTCTATACGAAATAAATCTTCAAAATGTAGTCAAGTTTAAACAGCATTTAAAAGAAAAAAGAACAGGGATTGTTATTGATGTTTCTGGAGCGGATACAATCAATATACTCAGTTGCTGTAATGAATTAGGAATTTGTTATATCAATTCAGCTTTGGAAAATGAATCAGTGGATAAAGATGATAGCTTACTTGGGTTTCAGTTAACAGAAAGATATACAAGGTTTGAAAAAGAAAAGGAGAAGTTTACGAATACGAGATCAATAATAGGATCGGGCATGAATCCGGGTGTTGTTCAATGGATGGTTGTTGAGCTTATGAAAGAAAGACCAGATGAAGTGCCGAAAGCGTGTTATATTGTAGAACATGATAATTCTTTTTTAGAGGATCAAAAACTTATACAACCTCATACACTTTATGCCTCTTGGGCGGTAGAGCGCTTTCTAGATGAAGCAATATTAAGTTATCCGATGTATATGAGTCATCATCGTCCCCTTTATTTTTATGAAGATGTATATGCTACAGAGTATAAAGTGAAATTAGGAGAAAGAGAATTTTATGGTTGTTTAATGCCACATGAAGAAGTCCTTATTTTAGGGAAAATATTTAATATGGAAGTTGGTTTTCTGTATCGTATTAATGAATACACAACAAATTTAATTAGACAGAACTTAGATAGAGTGGAAGATTTATGGAATTGGAATCGGAAAGTATTTAATCCAGCAGAAGAGAAGATTGCTGGGGAGGATTTAGTTGGTGTATTGCTCGTTTATGAAAATAGTGAAACATATATGTGTAATATAATGAATAGTAGTCAAGTTTTTCAAAAATATAAAACAAATGCAACTTATTTTCAAGTAGGGTGTGGAATTTATGCGGGTTTATCTAGTTTGCTTTTAGATGAATTTCCACAAGGTGCCTACTATGTAGAAGAATTATTACTAAATACAAAAAGCAAGTATGGGGAGTATTTAAATTTATATATGAAAGATTTTGTGATTGGTTGTAATATATCTACAGATGGCTTGCTACATGATCGGGTAAGGTGGATATAA
- a CDS encoding ATP-binding protein — protein MRKLKSLIYEEREALKVFLLLFYIIFFLYDAIYYFAYPAMNINEAKVGWPEGGLGIGVYIFVVSLFPISLYLQKRGYVYFVKYLYLIGYMLIDIINNVMIYLETDRVFEHGSMVEILFILFAPVFVNKKYFYVVSFSVIGKYVFFTILLQDLKVVIPLVLCIFFFIISHSLLKRFQSYVRTVVEMLHNVKQAENLAVIGTMSATIAHEIRNPLTALKGFTQIQKERNPEDAKSYEIMLQEIERINGFVSELMLLGKPKSTKYESCNMQDILVYVVQLMESYASQYKVKIYMQADSGLLTVNGDDKQLKQVLLNILKNGIESMPDGGNINVHAYKTIGENLCVCIEDQGSGIESEKIGKLGKAFYTTKENGTGLGLMITNKIIEEHQGSINIQSSIGIGTKVEIQLPTA, from the coding sequence ATGAGAAAATTAAAAAGCTTAATTTATGAAGAAAGAGAAGCTTTAAAGGTATTTTTATTATTATTCTATATAATATTTTTTTTATATGACGCTATATATTATTTTGCGTATCCTGCTATGAATATAAACGAGGCAAAGGTAGGTTGGCCAGAAGGTGGGCTTGGGATAGGGGTATACATATTTGTAGTGTCGTTATTTCCTATTTCATTATATCTTCAAAAACGAGGATACGTTTATTTTGTGAAGTATTTGTATTTAATCGGATATATGCTTATAGACATTATTAATAATGTAATGATTTATTTGGAAACGGATCGAGTGTTTGAACATGGAAGTATGGTGGAGATATTATTTATTCTTTTTGCACCAGTGTTTGTAAATAAGAAATATTTTTATGTAGTATCTTTTAGTGTAATTGGAAAATATGTTTTCTTCACTATATTGTTACAAGATTTAAAAGTTGTTATCCCACTTGTTTTATGTATTTTCTTTTTCATTATTTCACATTCGTTACTAAAAAGATTTCAGTCTTATGTTAGGACTGTTGTTGAGATGTTACATAATGTGAAACAAGCTGAAAATCTTGCTGTAATTGGGACAATGTCTGCAACAATTGCTCATGAAATTCGAAATCCGTTAACAGCTTTAAAGGGATTTACGCAAATTCAAAAAGAACGGAATCCAGAGGATGCAAAGAGTTACGAGATTATGTTACAAGAAATTGAAAGGATCAATGGTTTTGTTAGCGAGTTGATGCTGTTAGGGAAGCCGAAATCAACAAAATATGAAAGCTGTAATATGCAGGATATTTTAGTATATGTTGTGCAACTAATGGAGAGTTATGCTTCGCAATATAAAGTGAAAATCTATATGCAAGCAGATAGTGGTTTGTTAACTGTAAATGGTGATGATAAACAATTAAAACAAGTGTTGTTAAATATTTTGAAGAATGGAATTGAATCAATGCCAGATGGTGGGAATATCAATGTTCATGCATATAAAACAATTGGAGAGAATCTTTGCGTTTGTATCGAGGATCAAGGATCTGGTATAGAGAGTGAGAAAATAGGTAAGCTTGGGAAGGCGTTTTATACAACAAAGGAAAATGGTACAGGTCTTGGATTAATGATTACGAATAAAATTATTGAAGAACACCAGGGAAGTATCAACATTCAAAGTAGTATTGGCATAGGGACAAAAGTTGAAATACAGTTGCCGACCGCATGA
- a CDS encoding cyclase family protein, with protein sequence MKVIDLSQTFEKDMSQFPGTPKIHLEPITSVEEAGFQVTDFHSVVHVGTHCDAPAHFISGATTIDQLPLDQFVGEAILIDVTHVQERKLPKEVLHGAEVREGDIIIFHSNLSEKWNTDAYEKEALYLSEELAKELVKLKVKSVGLDFISPDEVTTETSPIHHILLGNNIYLIENLTNLDAIKTNRFFFSAAPLKIKDSDGAFARAFAVIF encoded by the coding sequence ATGAAAGTAATTGATTTATCACAAACATTTGAGAAGGATATGTCTCAGTTTCCAGGAACACCAAAAATCCATCTAGAACCAATTACAAGTGTCGAAGAAGCAGGATTTCAAGTCACTGATTTTCATTCTGTCGTTCATGTAGGTACACACTGTGACGCCCCTGCCCATTTTATTTCTGGTGCAACAACAATTGATCAGTTACCACTTGATCAGTTTGTAGGAGAGGCTATTCTCATCGATGTCACTCATGTCCAAGAACGAAAATTACCTAAAGAGGTACTACATGGTGCCGAAGTAAGAGAAGGTGATATCATCATTTTTCATTCTAACCTATCTGAGAAATGGAACACAGATGCTTACGAGAAAGAAGCACTTTATCTTTCTGAGGAGCTTGCTAAAGAACTCGTTAAATTAAAAGTAAAATCTGTTGGACTAGATTTCATATCTCCTGACGAGGTCACTACAGAAACCTCACCAATTCATCATATTTTATTAGGAAACAATATTTATTTAATTGAAAATTTAACGAATCTAGATGCCATTAAAACGAATCGATTCTTTTTTTCAGCAGCTCCTTTAAAAATTAAAGATAGTGATGGTGCTTTTGCAAGAGCGTTTGCTGTTATTTTTTAA